gagaGCCATCCTTTGAAAAAGAACCCGTCTACTGAAATTTAGTGATTAGCCTTCTGTGCCTCATTTTCTCAGCAGAAACATCGTTTTAATAAGTGAACGGTCCTCAGCCACCCATTTTCATCCCTTGTCAGATTCTAAACTAAAATcgtgcgattttttttttacagctaaAAGGTTTTATCGCAGTGGGATTTGGGGCCTTAGATGGCAGACTTTCCTCTTGTCTTTTTACAGCCGTGTtttgttgacaaaaaaaaatccatccaggtattttaatgctatgccgTCAGACTACAAAATCGATTGCGTTTTACAAATAGGCtccataataaacagtaaatgTCATTGACCGGTCACAAACATGCAATGTGCGCTAACATGTCACACCTGTGAACAATAACCTTCCAAATAAGCAGACCGTCGGTTGATTCGGCAGATAGGCTCCGTAAGAAACCGTAAATGACGTAAATGTCATTTACCTGTCACAAACATGAGATGTGCGCTAGGATATCACACTCGTAACTAATACTTCACATAAGTTAACTATATTTCGAAACCGACTGTGGCGCGATCTAGGAGACCGAGTGATTTCCAAGTGCCTTCATGCTGACAACCGAGCTGGCTGGCTGGTTCCATCTTTTACCCGTCTCAGCGTCGAGAAGAAGCCCTAAACGAATGCAGCTATCTCTGTTTTTGGAAATTGGCCTCGGTTTCTGATTGATTTCAGATTTACCGATTTCCGGATGATCCGGATTTCCGGTTTTTCACATTTCCGGTTTACGAGTCAACCTGCAGCCGATTGAATGGAAGGTTTACCCGAGGTTGTAGCACTTAAATCTCAATTTTCTTACCGAAAATAAAACCTGCTTAGTTAATTTTCTGATTCTCTAGCAAACGCTCATCTCTGGACAGTTGTTTTACCGAGCTATTTAGCTCGAAACATGACACAGTTTCACCTGTTTTGAGATTTGGATTGTCAGCATGGACTTCAAATCGGGGCGCATACCAGCGATTTTTAAAGTACATTTACCGGAATTTTATGGAATCTGGCATCTCAGGGATTGTAATATGGCTCAATTTGTGAGTCAGTGCTAGTAATGAATTACATAAGCcgtacttttgacaaaatcaGCTTGAAATAGATCCGTTACGCTAGAGCTAAAAATATGGAATAAGCTCGCATATGCGTTGATACgatcataacttttaaaatgatGAAATCGTATATGGTTTTTGTATGTTCTTAATAACAGGTGATCCATCTTTTCGTTTATCAGATCTAGAGCTTTCAACTAGGTCCCAAACGTCAGAATTAAGCTGTTAGAAACCCGGGTAATTTTTAGCCTTTCGCTTCAAGGCAATAAGTTGGGGtcatattttgcttgattttgttttttcagcgAAAAACTATAGGTGTTTAcctataaatatatataaaattcaTTGGCAGATggtgcaaatcaaacattttacagcgcCGTAAAAAATGCCCTATTTTCCATTTTCAAGTCGAACAAACTGGCCGTGGCGAGACAAAATACTCAGGGCCCCCAGTGCAGCCCGAGAATTATTGTGAATGAAAGCAAACCTATTTAGTCTCGTTTGCGTAGTAGCGAGACTCATAAACTGcaagccatttttgttttcgtaTTAGTACACAAAAGGGGAGTTGTAGTCCCAGGCGTTCTTAGCGGAGACCAAGGAAACTGGTAATAGAGTCGTTGCGTGACCGAAGCCaggcatgttttgcgaagaaagcttaggagaGACTAAGGAGGTTCGATCCAGTTTTTCAGAGTCAATATCcaccaagtttgagcataaactacgtcgccataaacgaAGATTTGGAAATATTGttaccacagttgtattagataaagatgaaaatttgttatgattgGGGTTGCAATGTcgtcggagttgtcatagcaacgaaatgacgccattacctattttacctGCAGCAGTATTTCTCGTTACTGGGActtgttcttccaaaatcgttcaagGGAGCATTTCCTCCAAGAGGATCTGGATGGGGTTAACTCACAACTGACAATTGCCTTGGGttttactgacaactgacaaaggaCCTGATTGTCCATTATTTTCTATAAAACCCGTTTTTAAGGCCTTGGAATCGCTTCACACTTCTCGTCAGACAATGCGATCAAATGTGCGTTTTTATGGGTAATTTTAGCAGTGTCATATTTTGTTAATGATTTACTGTAACACCATTTGTCATATACCATCTGCTCAAATTTACGCTCCTCTGAGAACATGTCAGCATACGATGGCTGCTACTGAGGGCGTTGCAAAAGCAATTGCAAGTTTTTGCCGAAACGATTCAGGTACGGATTTTCTTACAATCTACTTCCCAATattacctgccaactttttctgagtcaaatACGTTAGATTTTGACCTCATGACTGGCGGGATTTCCGGAAACGTCTCGGCTACTTCCGCAGATTTCCGACGACTTTCCCGAAGACTTCCGAACGGTGCCCAAAATGTCCGCACGTATTTCGAAGACATCTGAGCACTTCCGAAGCTACTTAAAAGACGACAATTTTAGCGTGCTTTGATTTCGTTAGAACATAAAAAACGACACAAAGTCATCATTTAACGCCTTTTTAGATTGAGGTTTCCTCTTTTTATCATGTGTCAAAGAACGATTTGTCCGGATTTGTGAGTCAGGTGTaagaaattgtccttgatgcgtGAGTTCGATGTCTTTAGTCCAGAGGCGTCAGTCTTTAGTCAAGACTCGTGCATAATGCGTGAGAGTTGCCAGGTATACAATATTCTGAAGgtataaattttgattggcttaatgtTTGGAAATGTTGAACTTTGGCCCGCAAAAACGTTCGAGTGGGGGAGATTTACACAAGAGTTGAGAAATGGAGGGCCACTTCAAATGCTTACAATAGCAaaccaaataaaaattaacctACTAATTACTGGTCAAGGGTGTTGCACTAAGTGGGGCCAAAAACATGTCATTACAGGATGACTGGCTAGAATCTGGTACTGATTCACTTAGGCCAGCCCTGGTCGCTTCGATTTCATGCACATTTCTCTTCTTTTGCGTTAAAAGACATACCTTTGCTAAGTTTCCTACTTTCTGGAAGTAGTGACATGTAGCATTCTTCGCTGGGCACTGCTCTCGAGGGTGGTGACCCCAGCCACTGTTTTTGCGGGCTTTCGGTCTACTTGAGCCAGTATAAGGAGTTGGTCGCTAGTTTCCTTGGCGTTGATATCCTTTACGAACATTGATCGAGTATACTTGGGTATTCATTAGCTAAAGCTGTTTGTCTGCCGACTCTTCTGACTTTGCCATATCACGAACGCCCTTGAAGGTGAAAGCATTTCCTACTTTGAAGCAGTCCTTTTGAAAACGGTCAGAGTTCATTCTTAGCACAACGAAATCCCTCATGGATCGATCATTGTGCTCGATCAGGTAGTTGGCCTCCTTCACAGGGATTCTCAGTTTTGCAATAAATTATTCCAGAGAGAGGGTACCTTGTCGGTAGTGGTGAAGCTCCTACATTGCTATTAACTCATTGGAGTGTGGCTTTACAAATTTTCGAATGTCATCTAGTAATTATCCAGCTTTTCTAGCTCATCCGCAGACATCTCCCAGCTGTTGAAAAGTTCGATTCCGCGTTCTCCCGACGAGTATAACAGATGCTTGCATTTGATTTCTTCTTCAACTTTCGCCATCGGCCGGGTGACAGTTCACATCTTTGTTTCCACATTTTGGAGCAATTATATAAGTTGTCATCTGTGCTGAAGGCCCCTTGTCGATGAATGAGGGACTcaccattttgtttgttgtgtCACTCGCTCGTTCGTTCACTGAAGTTGGAAGACTTACACCAGTTTCCTCAGTTGGATTTTCGTGCTGATTTAAACAGAAAgagtttattttcttctttttctaatcCCACGTCTGACACCATGAAAAGATACGCATTAGGTCAAAACACTTGCTTTTAATAATCCTCCGACTCTCTATGAATACAAGCTCGGTCGTAGAGAAACATGTGTTTTAGTGAATGCATTGCGCATGCGCAAGGTTGATTATGTAACACAAGTAAGCACTAAGGTAgtcgaaaaaaagaagaatcttaattagaAAACTTCGATGGTGAAGCTAACTGGTCGGGTGTTTTAAACTTGCATTGTATGCAGAGGAGTCTTGctatgagcatgcggtttattttcagAGATGACTGAAAGAACGCGCCATGTCCatgacctttttttttatctctggcAATGATATAATTATCTGtcgaatcgaggcccttgaattttcgtgtatttatacaagcgtatagcctgcgactgcagacgtatttccggtcgtcgctaacacgcgtactaaataaTCAGTTCAGAAACATATCGTCGaatacgatataaaaagtaaatatcctgaatAATACTCGatcgtcgataaagtaggaagtgaaaagcagagtaaatcctgtttcgtgtagcattaatcgcctcctcatgtCTTAtataatctccaagcaagcaagAGGGACTGTCCGttttaagagcgttcttgtttagtTACAGTCTCGATAAAAGCTTTCACTTGCCACAGTTTcaggcaaaaatattttcacgCGAAATGGAGTGGGAGGATTTTACTGAGACAGCCTCTTAAATATTTGTTCCGCTTTTTTATCCATAGTGTAAATAAGGGCATTTATCTGAAGAACTTCACCTTTGGCGTTGAATTTAATAGCGCACCTGAACCGCTTGAAATGCTGTTTCCAATCTGGCCACTCTTGATTACTCTCGCCTATGCGCAGTACAATCATAACAAGTTTAAAATACAAAACCGGGctttttcattttgttgagttttcgTTTCAAGAGAGTATCAACAGTGCGCCTAGTTTGGAAGTCTGCTGTAAATAATTTTGGGATGCGCCCCTTCCCCACGGGCAGAATAcctcttttatgatattctttAACCCTCTCCGTATATTTTATCCAGCAGGAACAGTTGACGctacgaaagaaaaaaaaatggattccATGAACAGCCAACTGGCAGAAATGTTAAGAGAGTTTAAATCCAGAAGCAAGACCAAAGTTATTCTGGAATCAGGTTTATTCATGCTTATTTTGTTGTTCCTGTTTGTTGGAAACGCCTTAACACTGCTGGTTCTGTTGTTAAACCGACGAATGCGAACAATTCCAAACATGTTCGTGGCATCACTCGCCGTCTCCGACTTATTACTAGGAGTTTTCAGTGTTGGTGCTTTAGGCATCCCTACATTAGTGACTTCTCATTGGCCTTTCAATGACACGATCTGTCAATTTCAAGGTTTCATTATTATTGCGATGGTTGTTGCATCGATCCAAACGTTGGTCTTATTGGCGGtgaacagatattttagaaTCGTCAAATCGACAAAGTACCGCCGTTACTTCACCAAGAAGAAAACCCTAACTATGATTTTTCTGACATGGCTCTATTCTATTTGTTTTCCCCTAATTCACTTGCtaagagggaaaaaaatgatCTTTCATCCCTCCAAGTTCTTCTGTTCTTTTCCAATCGAAAGCAATGCATTTCTAGCCTATGGTTTTCGGCTTTACGTAGGGTTTCTTACCGGTGTTATAATCTACTGCTACATTagaatcttcacaacagttcgCCACCACAATAACAATTTTCCTGGCAATCCAATAAACCCGGTAAACGTAGAagaatttaaggtggctctcaCCATATTCGTAGTAGTGGTGCTTTTTAATCTTTGTTGGATTCCAGTCTTAACAATTGACCTTGTGGACACGGTTCACCAAAAGTGGACCTTCCCTCCCGAGGCTTACCTGGTATATACCTTTTTGGCCACTATAAGCAGCGCTTTGAATCCTTTAATTTACGGCGTGCTCAACAAGAGTTTTCGCAAGAATTACCTGAAGGTACTACGTTGCAGATGCTGCCGATCTCAAGCAGTTGTAGAACCATTGGCTCTGCGAGTAAGAGCGAGGGTTGTCGCCATGGGACCATTGCCTTAATTAAAAGATACTGCTGGAAACGAATTAGCAGTTTAGGTTGTGTCACATTGAACTCCCCTTACCTGCAGTGTGACAACTGGCGTGACCTATTTTCTTATCTCAACATTGAGTCTCGAATAATTACCAAGTCGGCCCATGAGGcataaaaatgttattaaaaactaaatcattggataatgcaattctagtgctatgattggcttagccatcatagTATATgggccattataccatgctatCCAAATATTGTAACTGTatgcgtctgctcaaaattaaaaacgagGTAATAATCGGTtgcttttacaaataaagtcgggaagatttcttgatattttgtttacgtttttaataaaacaattattccactctctctcgttggatatgagatgattatagcccaCTCGGCGCTCTATACGCGTTGGCTAtgtaccatctcatatccaacgcacACTGAtggaataattgctaaatatataATAAGGGTTGGCCAGGGGGATTAGTAATATGCCATTATACCCGAAATGAATTTTGCTGATATACATGAGCGTTACGTTGGTTGCTACCTCGATTCAcacattggccgttttcacattTGAGACTGACTATCTACATGTTCAAAACCCGTCAAAATTGACAGACAAACAGACAAAAAGTCAGACTAATTATTCGTCCAAAATTAGAACCGTTCCGTTTTCACATAAAGACTGGTTATTATtcaacggataacccgtctggGACGGATGATCCTCTATTGTGTGAAAACGGTCATTGGCCTTATTGACGGTGAACAGGTGCTATAGATCCGTGAAAATAACCAGCCAATTACCGCCGCTATATAATCACCGAGAAGGAACCCCTAAAGATGATTCTTGTGTGGTGGCAATATTTCATATGCGCTTTATTTTATCTTCCAATCGAAAACAGTGCATTTATGGCCTATGGTCAACAACTTTATCTACAGGGTTTCCAAACTGCATCATCTTTTATTGTTATCTTACAGTCTTTAAAACCCTTCGCAGTCATAACAATTTTCATCTCTGTGGTAATCCAAAGAACGCATTAAACGTAGAAGTTAAGGTGGCGCGCACTGTATTCGTCACAGTGAATTAATCTGTTTTGGACAACTTTCTAAAGATGGACCTTCCCTCCTGAGGTTTCCATGGCATAAGCGTTTCTGGCCACTTTATGCGACGTGATAAACAAGACAAACAAGAGCTTTCGTGAGAATTGTTTGAAGGTGTTACGCTGCAGGTAGTCGGCACTTCCGGTgtaattaaatgaataaataaataaataatcacaCCTTCGGAAGCAAGTAATTGTCTCCTGAGTGTTATATTTGAACCTTCAAACAACGGACATAAGcattgaaaaattgttaaaCCTAATTAACAGTATTGTTGGAGGAGgagctttaagcaaattaacccggttttcaaaactccaggtagaatTGTAATTATAATGTCTTTATTCATTtgataaaatgaaaatacatgACAAAAGTTACAGTGGTGGAGactaagttattttaaaaaacatacTAACTAACAAGCGCTTAGAAATTCAAAGTAACATAATAAAGGTAAGAGATTGCTAATTAATACTTAAAATTTAACCTATtcataaaactatttttaaagcTTTCGGTGTTTACTTTAGGTAACAGGCTACAAATACATCTTAGCTTTGTCGAAGTCATGGGGTATTAATAGTATACATTAATTTGTAAATATTAGCATAACGTCGAAACAGTGAAACAAAACTTCTTGACACTGAAAGCAACccgtttttttaaaagcaataaaataataatttcctgTACGTCAAAACACCGTAAGGACACACTGCTATTACGGATTTAAAAACTACCATTAATGAAAATAAGAGTAGCGAAAAGCCTTatcttaattaatttttagtttgcatgtctAATCTGTGTGCAAATTTTCCCCTTTCCTCTCTCCTTTCAGTTTCATTACCTTCTCTATTTTCCTACTAATGAGTCACTTATCAGTTGCGTTTGAATTTTGTTGTTACTTCAATCAACGGTTACTTCTGAAGGTTTATATAAGGGTAGCGTACGAAAAGTCGAGTTAAAAGTTGAATTATTTTTCCGCTATGCGTTTTTTCCTAATGTTTATCATCGCAGTTTGCGGGTTATTTCTTACAATAAAATGgttcaaaaggggaaaatgtttttcatccCAACTGAACTTCATCAGCCACTgtaaaaatgtgattttgagAATGAATATATCGAGAGAGCTGAAAACGTGTCTGCAATTGTCTCAATTCGAAGGGGGTGGGGAGCAGAGAGGTCCTTCGTAACCGGATCTCAATTACCTCCCATCCTTTTGCTTCCTACTTTTGCCTGTTTTTGAAGCTCTTCTCTTGGCAAAAAATGTTGTTATGATCTAGTTTTCATTTTGAGTGTTGGGGTAGACCCTTTTCACTGGTGGTCCGTCTCTTCGCCCTACCCTTCCCCCCTCAAACTGGCGGCAAACCCGTTGGGGGGTAGCGCGAATAGACggctgacatttcagactatttaACTGGCCAAGTTGCATTGAAATCGAAGAGATAGCATGTAGCACACCTGCTTGGTGCACCCATGGACTCACTTTTAATATTGTTCTGCCTGACGTTTGctcaggtagcccaagctcactatgagtGCCCTGAACAACATCGTCCTATTTAGCTAATTATAACTATTCATAACGGCAacaattataagacgttgtatga
The genomic region above belongs to Porites lutea chromosome 12, jaPorLute2.1, whole genome shotgun sequence and contains:
- the LOC140921999 gene encoding melatonin receptor type 1A-like, yielding MDSMNSQLAEMLREFKSRSKTKVILESGLFMLILLFLFVGNALTLLVLLLNRRMRTIPNMFVASLAVSDLLLGVFSVGALGIPTLVTSHWPFNDTICQFQGFIIIAMVVASIQTLVLLAVNRYFRIVKSTKYRRYFTKKKTLTMIFLTWLYSICFPLIHLLRGKKMIFHPSKFFCSFPIESNAFLAYGFRLYVGFLTGVIIYCYIRIFTTVRHHNNNFPGNPINPVNVEEFKVALTIFVVVVLFNLCWIPVLTIDLVDTVHQKWTFPPEAYLVYTFLATISSALNPLIYGVLNKSFRKNYLKVLRCRCCRSQAVVEPLALRVRARVVAMGPLP